Proteins from a genomic interval of Nautilia sp. PV-1:
- a CDS encoding diguanylate cyclase: MKIKPNDYLKKLTCLYVEDDDSVRESFLVILNKIFKEVYIAKNGKEGLELYKKHNPDIILSDIKMPQMDGLEMAKEIKSINPDAYIILLTAFTDIEFLKQAIDLGVEGYITKPVDKKKLYQKLNFLAEIIKHKKEAEENLQLLNKIFEEQTDAVILAKDNDIKLKNSTFINEFGDYKTLDDLEENLKIDLIFDEKPSIVNIELDNKVKTYEISYKNADKNHKIITFKNISEINKKIYTDELTKAYNRKYLKELLPKLINKKVCFIILDIDNFKQINDKNGHLVGDIVLQILAEIIKENLRKDDIFIRWGGEEFLIIPNNVEDINTAEKIAENLREKIEHSNFMEVDKVTCSFGVSCKQISSQDDIKSLFKKADSALYLAKQHGKNQVKVI, translated from the coding sequence ATGAAGATCAAACCAAATGATTATTTAAAAAAACTGACCTGTCTGTATGTTGAAGACGATGACAGTGTCAGAGAAAGTTTCTTGGTAATTTTAAATAAAATATTTAAAGAGGTTTATATAGCAAAAAACGGAAAAGAAGGGCTGGAATTATATAAAAAACACAATCCTGACATCATTCTGTCCGATATTAAAATGCCACAGATGGACGGACTTGAAATGGCTAAAGAAATAAAATCAATAAACCCTGACGCATATATAATATTACTGACGGCATTCACCGATATAGAGTTTTTAAAACAGGCTATCGATTTAGGCGTTGAAGGATATATCACAAAGCCTGTAGATAAAAAAAAGCTGTATCAAAAACTAAACTTTTTAGCTGAAATTATTAAACATAAAAAAGAAGCGGAAGAAAATCTGCAGCTTTTGAATAAAATCTTTGAAGAACAGACTGATGCCGTTATACTCGCAAAAGACAATGACATTAAATTAAAAAACTCTACTTTTATCAATGAATTCGGAGATTATAAAACCCTTGACGATCTGGAAGAAAATTTAAAAATTGATCTTATATTTGACGAAAAACCCTCAATTGTAAATATTGAACTCGATAATAAAGTCAAAACCTACGAAATTTCTTATAAAAACGCCGATAAAAACCATAAAATCATTACATTCAAAAACATTTCAGAAATAAACAAAAAAATATATACAGACGAACTTACAAAAGCATATAACAGAAAATATCTAAAAGAGCTTCTTCCGAAACTTATAAATAAAAAAGTCTGTTTTATTATACTTGATATTGACAATTTTAAACAGATAAACGATAAAAACGGCCATTTGGTTGGTGATATCGTTTTACAGATTTTAGCTGAAATCATAAAAGAAAATCTAAGAAAAGACGACATTTTCATCAGATGGGGAGGTGAAGAGTTTTTAATAATACCAAACAACGTTGAAGACATTAATACTGCAGAAAAAATTGCTGAAAACTTAAGAGAAAAAATAGAACACAGCAATTTTATGGAAGTTGATAAAGTTACCTGCAGTTTTGGAGTTTCATGCAAACAGATCTCTTCTCAGGATGACATAAAGTCACTGTTCAAAAAAGCGGACAGCGCTTTGTATCTTGCTAAACAGCACGGAAAAAATCAAGTAAAGGTTATTTAA
- a CDS encoding adenylate kinase: MIYYTLIAVSIIITAFAIYNLVKISKIEKNMNNYLFAITSERGYYIGAVLFSLALMVITAFQAVPYVFDIRVFSIVFFFFSMFLLSLSHLIYHNAVIKKCSDYKEFFKDFEINFDNKCEKLMLKHIYSKEKDIEKMKDIFKRNRHLCKEKK; this comes from the coding sequence ATGATATATTACACATTAATTGCAGTAAGCATAATAATTACGGCTTTTGCAATATATAATTTAGTTAAAATTTCTAAAATTGAAAAAAATATGAATAATTATCTATTCGCAATTACAAGCGAAAGAGGATACTATATTGGTGCGGTGCTGTTTTCACTGGCCTTAATGGTAATCACTGCTTTTCAAGCAGTCCCGTATGTTTTTGATATAAGAGTATTTAGTATCGTATTCTTTTTCTTTTCAATGTTTTTGCTCTCTTTATCACATCTGATATATCACAATGCAGTCATAAAAAAATGCAGTGATTACAAAGAGTTTTTCAAAGATTTTGAAATAAATTTCGATAATAAGTGTGAAAAACTTATGCTAAAACACATCTACTCTAAAGAAAAAGATATAGAAAAAATGAAAGATATCTTTAAAAGAAACAGGCATTTATGCAAGGAAAAAAAATAA
- a CDS encoding CoB--CoM heterodisulfide reductase iron-sulfur subunit B family protein — protein MKYALYTGCTAKESTPELLKSTLAVAKVLGIEIEILNEASCCGASHLQDFDEFLSLVLNARNICLAEKRGLKLVTLCNTCQLMLENTKQKLDSDEEVKAKVNEKLAEVGYKYTGESKIQHFLYAILEDVGLEEISKHVKKPLNLKVAPFYGCHIIRPSKTHDGANLNENPFKPNAIESLIKVLLGEPVDYAMKTKCCGFHVDLQNTPVSEKLTASALIDASESGAEMMVTPCPLCHLNLDVKQKAAAKEANKEFNMPVLHLPQLIGLAFGIEPKELGLHHHVTPVEV, from the coding sequence ATGAAATATGCACTATATACGGGATGTACGGCAAAAGAATCGACACCGGAACTTTTAAAATCCACACTTGCCGTTGCAAAAGTACTTGGTATAGAAATAGAAATATTAAATGAAGCCAGCTGCTGCGGAGCCAGCCATCTTCAGGATTTTGACGAATTTTTATCACTTGTTCTTAATGCCAGAAACATCTGCCTTGCGGAAAAAAGAGGGCTTAAACTCGTGACGCTTTGTAATACATGTCAGCTAATGCTTGAAAACACTAAACAAAAACTTGACAGTGATGAAGAAGTTAAAGCCAAAGTTAATGAAAAACTTGCGGAAGTAGGATACAAATATACCGGTGAATCAAAAATTCAGCATTTTTTATATGCGATTCTGGAAGATGTGGGTCTTGAAGAAATTTCAAAACATGTGAAAAAACCTCTTAATTTAAAAGTTGCCCCTTTTTACGGATGTCATATTATAAGACCTTCGAAAACGCATGACGGGGCAAATTTAAATGAAAATCCGTTTAAACCGAATGCAATTGAAAGTCTGATAAAAGTATTGCTGGGAGAACCTGTGGATTATGCGATGAAAACAAAATGCTGCGGTTTTCACGTTGATTTGCAAAACACTCCTGTGAGCGAAAAACTCACTGCAAGCGCTTTAATAGACGCTAGCGAAAGCGGTGCCGAAATGATGGTGACTCCATGTCCTTTATGTCACTTAAATCTTGACGTAAAACAAAAAGCGGCTGCAAAAGAAGCCAATAAAGAATTTAATATGCCTGTGCTGCATTTGCCGCAGCTTATAGGGCTTGCTTTTGGAATAGAGCCTAAAGAACTGGGATTACATCATCACGTAACGCCTGTTGAGGTTTAA
- a CDS encoding succinate dehydrogenase/fumarate reductase iron-sulfur subunit, with translation MKVTFKVYRYNPETDDKPHYEKYELELKDDGVLLDALNQIKWEIDGSLSYRRSCRHGICGSCAVKLNGKNVLACKTSIKEAVEMFGSTLIVEPLTKNKEKVIKDLVIDKKDFWDKNAKVKPYLIAEIDEHPESENLIKPALLELIEEADYCIACGCCYYTCESIRANKDFLGPQALAKTYRFTADVRDQAKKERLELVDKLGIGIWDCVKCQGCIEVCPKGVDPFTKITHLHNQVFEEGVAKRNVATKHAEGFVHSIKKHGILDEGMLVLYSEGANVVRHMPEAISMFMKGKIKLPWQMPKSEGLDEIQKLIEISQTHELKD, from the coding sequence ATGAAAGTAACGTTTAAAGTATATAGATATAATCCGGAAACAGATGACAAACCTCATTATGAAAAGTATGAACTTGAACTGAAAGACGACGGAGTTTTACTTGACGCTCTTAATCAGATAAAATGGGAAATTGACGGAAGCCTCAGCTACAGAAGAAGCTGCAGACACGGTATATGCGGAAGCTGTGCCGTTAAACTCAACGGTAAAAACGTTCTTGCGTGTAAAACAAGTATAAAAGAAGCCGTTGAAATGTTCGGCAGCACTTTAATTGTAGAACCGTTAACCAAAAACAAAGAAAAAGTAATAAAAGACCTTGTGATAGATAAAAAAGATTTCTGGGATAAAAACGCAAAAGTAAAACCGTATCTGATAGCAGAAATTGACGAGCATCCTGAAAGTGAAAATCTTATAAAACCGGCTCTTTTAGAGTTAATTGAAGAGGCGGATTACTGTATTGCATGCGGATGCTGTTATTATACATGTGAAAGTATCAGGGCTAATAAAGATTTCTTAGGTCCTCAGGCTCTTGCAAAAACATACAGATTTACGGCTGATGTAAGAGATCAGGCTAAAAAAGAAAGACTTGAACTTGTAGATAAACTCGGAATCGGAATATGGGACTGCGTAAAATGCCAGGGATGTATAGAAGTGTGTCCTAAAGGAGTCGATCCGTTTACGAAAATCACACATCTTCATAACCAGGTATTTGAAGAGGGAGTGGCTAAAAGAAACGTTGCTACCAAACATGCCGAAGGATTTGTACATTCTATTAAAAAACACGGAATTCTCGATGAGGGAATGCTTGTACTTTACAGCGAGGGTGCAAATGTTGTGCGTCATATGCCTGAAGCAATTTCAATGTTCATGAAAGGCAAAATCAAACTGCCTTGGCAGATGCCGAAAAGCGAAGGTCTTGATGAGATACAAAAACTTATCGAAATATCTCAAACTCACGAGTTAAAGGATTAA
- a CDS encoding FAD-dependent oxidoreductase, which yields MVAVYKSDVVIVGAGLAGLAAARELVKAGKSVTVLTKLHPLRSHSGAAQGGINAALADDDDVELHKFDTVKGSDYLADQDAVELMCEKAPETIRWIERMGAVFSRREDGRIAQRPFGGQSRPRACFAKDRTGLTLLQTMYEQCVREDVLMLDEWYVADVLYEDGKAYGVVAYNLRDLTPAVFNAKAVMFATGGYARAFKVNSNAHANTGDGLSILARRGIPLEDMEFVQFHPTGLAGSGILMSEAARGEGGRLFNSKGERFMEKYAPEKMELAPRDVVSRAIMKEIIEGRGAKEDPFAVYLDLTHLGEKKINERLPELRDLALTFLGRDMVKEPILIAATAHYSMGGIPVDINGHVKKSATELTEGLYAAGECACVSVHGANRLGANSLLEALFYGRWTGQSILNDLDKIELREANAKEAETMLNEVKGLLNSNGEEKVSHIRNELQETMSTKVGVFREEATMLEAKEKLKELRKRYKNIKLDDKGKLYNTDLQEAIELGHMLDYAMFIVEGAINRKESRGAHYREDYPKRDDEQFLKHTFAYLKDDEVEVEYAPVKITKFEPQERKY from the coding sequence ATGGTAGCAGTATATAAAAGCGATGTAGTAATTGTAGGTGCGGGACTTGCGGGTCTTGCCGCTGCAAGAGAACTCGTTAAAGCCGGTAAAAGTGTTACCGTGCTTACCAAGCTTCATCCACTGCGTTCACATTCCGGTGCGGCGCAGGGCGGCATTAACGCGGCGCTTGCGGATGATGACGATGTGGAACTTCATAAATTCGATACGGTTAAAGGTAGCGATTATCTTGCCGATCAGGACGCGGTTGAGCTTATGTGTGAAAAAGCGCCTGAGACAATCAGATGGATTGAAAGAATGGGTGCGGTGTTCAGCAGACGCGAAGACGGAAGAATAGCCCAAAGGCCGTTTGGCGGGCAGAGCAGACCGAGAGCTTGCTTTGCAAAAGACAGAACGGGACTTACTCTTTTACAGACCATGTATGAGCAGTGTGTGAGAGAAGATGTTTTAATGCTTGATGAATGGTATGTAGCCGATGTGTTATATGAAGACGGAAAGGCGTACGGAGTCGTTGCTTATAACTTAAGAGATCTGACTCCCGCCGTATTTAACGCAAAAGCGGTAATGTTTGCAACTGGAGGATACGCAAGGGCGTTTAAGGTAAATTCAAACGCTCACGCGAATACCGGAGACGGTCTGTCAATTTTAGCCAGACGCGGTATTCCTCTTGAAGATATGGAATTCGTACAGTTTCATCCGACAGGGCTTGCCGGAAGCGGAATTTTGATGAGTGAGGCGGCCAGAGGAGAAGGCGGAAGGCTTTTTAACTCCAAAGGCGAGCGTTTTATGGAAAAATACGCTCCTGAAAAAATGGAACTGGCTCCCCGTGACGTGGTAAGCCGTGCGATTATGAAAGAGATAATCGAAGGAAGAGGTGCAAAAGAGGACCCTTTTGCGGTATATCTTGATCTAACACATTTAGGGGAGAAAAAAATCAACGAAAGACTGCCTGAATTAAGAGATTTGGCATTAACGTTTTTAGGACGGGATATGGTTAAAGAGCCGATTTTAATTGCGGCTACGGCGCATTATTCTATGGGAGGAATTCCAGTCGACATTAACGGACACGTTAAAAAATCTGCTACAGAACTTACCGAAGGTCTGTATGCTGCGGGTGAGTGTGCGTGTGTAAGCGTTCACGGGGCAAACAGACTCGGAGCAAACTCTCTTCTTGAAGCACTTTTCTATGGAAGATGGACGGGACAGTCTATTCTTAACGATTTGGATAAAATTGAATTAAGAGAAGCAAACGCAAAAGAAGCCGAAACCATGTTAAATGAAGTTAAGGGGCTTTTAAATTCAAACGGGGAAGAAAAAGTTTCTCATATAAGAAACGAGCTTCAGGAAACCATGAGCACAAAAGTAGGTGTTTTCAGAGAAGAAGCCACAATGCTTGAAGCAAAAGAAAAACTTAAAGAATTAAGAAAAAGATATAAAAATATCAAGCTAGACGACAAAGGCAAACTTTACAATACGGATCTTCAAGAAGCAATAGAACTTGGCCATATGCTTGATTATGCGATGTTTATAGTTGAAGGCGCCATTAACAGAAAAGAATCTCGCGGAGCGCATTACAGGGAAGATTATCCTAAGAGAGACGACGAACAGTTTTTAAAACATACTTTTGCATATTTAAAAGATGATGAGGTTGAAGTTGAATACGCTCCAGTAAAAATTACTAAATTCGAGCCTCAAGAAAGAAAATATTAA
- a CDS encoding glutamate synthase subunit beta: MKKDYTRIPKKIQRKRDAKERVKDFDPIYHEFNTEEATEQAKRCITCPVDVLRGLESEFSFCRTGCPLNNYIPQWIREVKKGNLKKAFELSNETSPFPEVMGRVCPHDSLCQGACTVAKTEYGSVAIGAIEVFISEEGFKQGLKPYYGEDKKRKKRVAVIGSGPAGMSCATYLLRGGANVEIFEKSDRPGGLLTYGIPNFKLHKDVIFRRFKWMEDAGLKLHLNTPILTEEDFEKVVDDFDAVFIGVGAPSGRGARMENEDANGVYHVMDVLTHAQKRVFKDFDECILKDKKVVVLGGGDSAMDAVRTSVRSGAKKVTCVYRRDEANMPGSKKEVINAKEEGVNFMFYTAPKAVKVDENNNVVGIICQKTELGEPDSSGRRRVQVVEGSDFEIPCDIIILALGFDNVKFAWYEHAGIETDKWGCPKVNERYQTTNPKVYAGGDAVRGADLVVTAARDGRDAAYAILEDLGLKD, translated from the coding sequence ATGAAAAAAGATTACACAAGAATTCCTAAAAAAATTCAAAGAAAAAGAGACGCCAAAGAAAGAGTAAAGGATTTTGATCCTATTTATCATGAATTCAACACCGAAGAAGCGACAGAACAGGCAAAAAGATGTATTACCTGTCCGGTTGACGTGTTAAGAGGGCTTGAAAGTGAATTTAGTTTTTGCAGAACCGGGTGTCCTTTAAACAACTATATTCCTCAGTGGATAAGGGAAGTAAAAAAAGGAAATCTTAAAAAAGCGTTTGAATTAAGTAATGAAACGTCTCCTTTTCCTGAGGTAATGGGAAGAGTCTGTCCTCATGACAGTCTGTGCCAGGGTGCGTGTACTGTCGCTAAAACGGAATACGGCAGCGTTGCAATAGGCGCAATTGAAGTGTTTATAAGCGAAGAAGGATTTAAACAGGGACTAAAACCATACTACGGAGAAGATAAAAAAAGAAAAAAAAGAGTGGCCGTAATCGGAAGCGGGCCTGCAGGGATGAGCTGTGCGACTTATCTTCTAAGAGGAGGGGCCAATGTGGAAATATTTGAAAAATCAGACAGACCCGGAGGGCTTTTAACGTACGGTATTCCGAATTTCAAACTTCATAAAGACGTAATATTCAGAAGATTTAAATGGATGGAAGATGCCGGACTTAAACTTCATTTGAACACTCCTATTTTAACGGAAGAGGATTTTGAAAAAGTTGTTGACGATTTTGATGCCGTATTTATAGGTGTCGGCGCTCCTAGCGGCAGGGGTGCGAGGATGGAAAACGAAGACGCAAACGGCGTGTATCACGTAATGGATGTGCTTACTCATGCACAAAAAAGAGTATTCAAAGATTTTGACGAATGTATATTAAAAGATAAAAAAGTCGTTGTTCTTGGCGGCGGCGACAGTGCAATGGATGCCGTAAGAACGTCTGTAAGAAGCGGTGCTAAAAAAGTTACTTGCGTATACAGAAGAGACGAGGCAAATATGCCCGGAAGCAAAAAAGAAGTGATTAACGCAAAAGAAGAGGGTGTTAATTTTATGTTTTATACTGCTCCAAAAGCCGTAAAAGTTGACGAAAACAACAATGTTGTGGGAATAATCTGTCAAAAAACCGAACTAGGGGAGCCTGACAGCAGCGGCAGAAGAAGAGTTCAGGTTGTAGAAGGGAGCGATTTTGAAATTCCTTGTGATATAATTATATTAGCCCTTGGTTTTGATAACGTAAAATTTGCATGGTACGAGCATGCGGGTATCGAAACCGATAAATGGGGATGTCCGAAAGTAAATGAAAGATATCAAACCACAAATCCGAAAGTATATGCCGGCGGAGATGCGGTAAGAGGTGCGGATCTCGTTGTAACGGCTGCAAGAGACGGAAGAGACGCGGCATATGCGATTTTAGAGGATTTGGGATTAAAGGATTAA
- a CDS encoding hydrogenase maturation nickel metallochaperone HypA gives MHELSVVQSMMKIVEEVSKGKEVTKLVVKIGKMSGIEPHFLKESFDFFKEGTVCETAEMEIIEVDVRIKCFGCGNESDIKGFDFHCPICGSEKTKIIAGEEMHIEYIEVKE, from the coding sequence ATGCATGAGTTATCCGTCGTACAGTCTATGATGAAAATAGTCGAAGAAGTCAGTAAAGGTAAAGAAGTTACCAAACTTGTAGTGAAAATAGGAAAAATGAGCGGTATTGAACCTCATTTTTTAAAAGAAAGCTTCGACTTTTTCAAAGAAGGAACTGTTTGCGAAACAGCTGAAATGGAAATTATAGAAGTAGATGTAAGAATTAAATGTTTCGGCTGCGGAAATGAAAGTGACATTAAAGGTTTTGATTTTCACTGTCCCATATGCGGCAGCGAAAAAACAAAAATTATCGCCGGAGAAGAGATGCATATAGAATATATAGAAGTGAAGGAGTGA
- a CDS encoding 4Fe-4S dicluster domain-containing protein, which translates to MANKFIFADATKCIGCLNCELACAASHMGVSLEEAYDMGLKGIDLIHRNTVIKHANLTAPMQCMQCEDAPCVNACPIDIIKYENNYVKIYEDDCIGCRSCAMVCPFGAIVMAPSESTNVTGLVALKCDLCGGTEGEQACVNVCPTDALSLIDYTEYKARKQNEAFERLNQNA; encoded by the coding sequence ATGGCTAATAAATTTATATTTGCAGACGCTACAAAGTGTATAGGATGTCTCAACTGCGAGCTTGCGTGTGCGGCAAGCCATATGGGAGTGAGTCTTGAAGAAGCATATGATATGGGGCTTAAAGGGATTGATCTTATTCATAGAAACACAGTAATAAAACATGCGAATCTTACGGCACCTATGCAGTGTATGCAGTGTGAAGACGCGCCGTGTGTGAATGCGTGTCCTATAGATATTATCAAATATGAAAACAATTACGTAAAAATATATGAAGACGACTGTATAGGATGCAGAAGCTGTGCAATGGTGTGTCCGTTCGGAGCGATTGTAATGGCTCCTAGCGAATCTACCAACGTAACGGGACTGGTAGCTCTTAAATGTGATTTATGCGGAGGAACAGAGGGTGAACAGGCGTGTGTAAACGTTTGTCCTACGGATGCTTTGAGCCTTATAGACTATACGGAATACAAGGCCAGAAAACAAAACGAGGCATTTGAGAGATTAAATCAAAATGCATGA
- a CDS encoding nickel-dependent hydrogenase large subunit, with protein MKTKIPIGPFHIGLEEPIYFKIDLKGETVENVDMINGFVHRGIEYLAMQKNFFQNLILTERVCSLCSNNHPFTYVMAVEKIAGIEVSKRANYLRVVADEVKRIASHMFNLSMLAHLVGHHSLMTQTMEAREIMQDIKESIWGNRMDMSANTLSGVKYDLDEGQIEYILRRLDELEPQVDELIDIYFNNKIVRARTVGVGVLPKEDALRLGVTGPTARGSGVNNDVRDKAPYAAYDELKVNVMLEEDGDVHARTKVRWREVKESIRLVRVAITNLPEGPVVTQKRPHIPAGEAVTRSEAPRGELIYYLKTDGSQKPERMRWRVPTYMNWEALRVMIPGNKLTDVAVIFNSIDPCISCTER; from the coding sequence ATGAAAACTAAGATTCCTATTGGTCCGTTTCATATCGGTCTTGAAGAGCCTATATATTTTAAAATCGACCTGAAAGGTGAAACGGTTGAAAACGTAGATATGATAAACGGTTTTGTTCACAGGGGTATAGAATACCTTGCAATGCAGAAAAACTTTTTTCAAAATCTTATTTTAACTGAAAGGGTATGCTCTCTTTGTTCGAACAACCATCCTTTTACATATGTTATGGCTGTGGAAAAAATAGCAGGGATTGAAGTAAGCAAAAGAGCAAACTATTTAAGAGTCGTTGCGGACGAAGTAAAAAGAATAGCATCGCATATGTTTAACCTTTCAATGCTGGCACATCTTGTGGGACATCATTCTCTTATGACCCAGACAATGGAAGCCAGGGAAATTATGCAGGATATTAAAGAGTCTATCTGGGGCAACAGAATGGATATGAGCGCCAATACTTTAAGCGGTGTTAAATACGATTTGGATGAAGGACAGATTGAATATATCTTAAGAAGACTTGACGAACTCGAACCGCAGGTTGACGAGCTTATTGATATTTATTTCAACAATAAAATCGTAAGAGCCAGAACGGTCGGTGTAGGTGTTCTTCCTAAAGAAGACGCTTTGAGACTCGGTGTTACAGGCCCTACTGCAAGAGGCAGCGGAGTAAATAACGATGTAAGAGATAAAGCGCCGTATGCGGCATATGACGAACTGAAAGTAAACGTAATGCTTGAAGAAGACGGTGACGTTCATGCAAGAACAAAAGTAAGATGGAGAGAAGTAAAAGAATCAATAAGACTGGTGAGAGTTGCTATAACTAATTTGCCTGAAGGCCCTGTCGTTACTCAAAAGAGACCTCATATTCCTGCAGGCGAAGCGGTTACAAGAAGCGAAGCCCCTAGAGGTGAACTTATTTATTATCTAAAAACCGACGGCTCTCAAAAACCGGAAAGAATGAGATGGAGAGTTCCTACTTATATGAACTGGGAGGCTCTCAGGGTTATGATTCCGGGTAATAAACTGACTGACGTGGCTGTAATATTTAACAGTATAGATCCGTGTATTTCATGTACTGAAAGATAA
- a CDS encoding NADH-quinone oxidoreductase subunit C has product MKETLKRKVKAEIKERLEPGNYELREEVDEKGNIQLWLKLHNRRDILHVAQLVKDFGGRCVIISAYKKDDHHVLVYHLDIDGMLLNVEVELFDNKVDSITPILDSANWTEREFKEMFGIELIGHPNPKRLFLDESIAEGILGEYMPLSQAMNGAATCCMWEKIESERHNDEN; this is encoded by the coding sequence ATGAAAGAAACATTAAAAAGAAAAGTAAAAGCGGAAATAAAAGAAAGACTCGAACCCGGTAATTATGAATTAAGAGAAGAGGTTGATGAAAAAGGAAACATTCAGCTTTGGCTGAAACTTCATAACAGAAGAGACATACTGCACGTTGCGCAGCTTGTAAAAGATTTCGGAGGAAGATGCGTAATTATCAGTGCATATAAAAAAGACGACCATCACGTGCTTGTATATCATCTAGATATAGACGGAATGCTTTTAAACGTTGAAGTAGAGCTGTTTGATAATAAAGTTGATTCTATTACGCCTATTTTGGATTCCGCAAACTGGACTGAAAGAGAGTTTAAAGAAATGTTCGGAATAGAGCTAATAGGACATCCTAATCCAAAAAGACTGTTCCTTGACGAAAGTATAGCCGAGGGGATTTTAGGCGAATATATGCCGCTTTCTCAGGCGATGAACGGAGCGGCAACCTGCTGTATGTGGGAAAAAATTGAAAGTGAAAGGCATAATGATGAAAACTAA
- a CDS encoding 4Fe-4S binding protein gives MSGFLKIAIRNLLKGPTTDPYPFGPTFIPDKLRGKLSVDAKACTACGTCEEVCPSGAIHITKNDNVYVHTTWYNTCCYCGNCEFFCPTGAIKLSNDFHTANTEEEKFKFITVATVPEVKCEKCGEYFMAPSYELLERAYPKVNDSIKRFLTLCPKCRQNEAFERLHQ, from the coding sequence ATGAGCGGATTTTTAAAAATTGCTATAAGAAATCTATTAAAAGGTCCGACAACAGACCCTTATCCGTTTGGGCCTACATTTATACCGGATAAATTAAGAGGTAAATTAAGCGTAGACGCGAAAGCCTGTACCGCCTGCGGGACATGTGAGGAAGTGTGTCCTTCCGGTGCGATACATATAACAAAAAACGATAACGTATACGTACATACGACATGGTACAACACATGCTGTTACTGCGGGAACTGCGAATTTTTCTGTCCTACCGGGGCAATAAAACTGAGCAATGATTTTCATACTGCAAACACGGAAGAGGAGAAATTTAAATTTATTACGGTAGCAACGGTGCCTGAAGTAAAATGTGAAAAATGCGGAGAATATTTTATGGCGCCAAGCTATGAACTGCTTGAAAGGGCATATCCTAAGGTAAACGACAGTATTAAGAGATTTTTAACACTATGTCCTAAGTGCAGACAAAATGAAGCTTTTGAAAGGTTGCATCAATGA
- a CDS encoding NADH-quinone oxidoreductase subunit B family protein codes for MSIITRSPFLFRINTGSCNGCDVELATTAMIPRYDVERLGCRYTGSPKHADILLVTGPITARSKPYLLEVLDELPNPFVVVAVGTCPTSCGIFRDSYAIEGPLDKYVRVDVNVPGCPPRPQAIIDGVAKALEIWKQRIRGQK; via the coding sequence ATGAGTATTATAACCAGAAGTCCCTTTTTATTCAGAATAAATACAGGGAGCTGTAACGGATGTGACGTGGAACTGGCCACAACGGCTATGATTCCTAGGTATGACGTTGAAAGACTTGGATGCAGATATACAGGAAGCCCTAAACATGCTGATATTTTACTTGTTACCGGTCCAATTACAGCCAGAAGCAAGCCTTATCTGCTTGAAGTTTTGGATGAACTTCCTAATCCTTTTGTTGTAGTGGCTGTGGGAACGTGTCCTACAAGCTGCGGTATATTCAGAGATTCATATGCTATTGAAGGACCGCTTGACAAATATGTAAGAGTAGACGTAAACGTTCCGGGATGTCCGCCCAGACCGCAGGCTATAATTGACGGCGTCGCCAAAGCGCTTGAAATCTGGAAACAAAGAATAAGGGGTCAAAAATGA